The following proteins are encoded in a genomic region of Channa argus isolate prfri chromosome 3, Channa argus male v1.0, whole genome shotgun sequence:
- the LOC137123456 gene encoding synaptogyrin-1-like isoform X2 encodes MEGMQAYGAGKAGGAFDPVTFFQQPQTILRIVSWLFSIVIFGCIANEGYINRPSEVEEYCIFNRNQNACNYGVFMGSTAFLCCMAFIGLDVYFPQISSVKDRKKAVLADIGVSAFWSFMWFVGFCFLANQWQVTKLEDNPLREGADAARAAITFSFFSIFTWGIQALFSFEKLKSVSFEEEYTKLFPPHAHQAFV; translated from the exons aTGGAGGGGATGCAGGCATACGGAGCCGGGAAAGCCGGAGGAGCCTTCGACCCCGTCACCTTCTTCCAGCAGCCTCAGACCATTCTCCGCATAGTGTCTTGG ctcttCTCCATTGTCATCTTCGGCTGTATTGCCAACGAGGGCTACATCAACCGTCCCAGTGAGGTGGAGGAGTACTGCATCTTCAATCGCAACCAGAACGCCTGTAATTATGGTGTGTTCATGGGCTCAACGGCCTTCCTCTGCTGCATGGCATTCATTGGTCTGGACGTCTATTTCCCCCAGATCAGCAGCGTCAAAGATCGCAAGAAGGCAGTGCTGGCTGATATCGGAGTGTCAG CATTTTGGTCCTTCATGTGGTTTGTGGGATTCTGTTTCTTGGCCAACCAGTGGCAGGTGACCAAGCTTGAGGACAACCCGCTGAGGGAGGGAGCGGACGCTGCCCGGGCAGCCATcaccttctccttcttctccatCTTCACCTGG GGCATCCAGGCTCTCTTCTCTTTTGAGAAGTTAAAGAGTGTGTCATTTGAAGAGGAATACACCAAGTTGTTCCCCCCTCATGCTCATCAAGCTtttgtctga
- the LOC137123456 gene encoding synaptogyrin-1-like isoform X1, with amino-acid sequence MEGMQAYGAGKAGGAFDPVTFFQQPQTILRIVSWLFSIVIFGCIANEGYINRPSEVEEYCIFNRNQNACNYGVFMGSTAFLCCMAFIGLDVYFPQISSVKDRKKAVLADIGVSAFWSFMWFVGFCFLANQWQVTKLEDNPLREGADAARAAITFSFFSIFTWASQSFLAFQRYKLGADSALFSQEYTDPSQDAAGAPYASFGGDDLESPGPGGMQANSDGTFDGTGGYQRQDY; translated from the exons aTGGAGGGGATGCAGGCATACGGAGCCGGGAAAGCCGGAGGAGCCTTCGACCCCGTCACCTTCTTCCAGCAGCCTCAGACCATTCTCCGCATAGTGTCTTGG ctcttCTCCATTGTCATCTTCGGCTGTATTGCCAACGAGGGCTACATCAACCGTCCCAGTGAGGTGGAGGAGTACTGCATCTTCAATCGCAACCAGAACGCCTGTAATTATGGTGTGTTCATGGGCTCAACGGCCTTCCTCTGCTGCATGGCATTCATTGGTCTGGACGTCTATTTCCCCCAGATCAGCAGCGTCAAAGATCGCAAGAAGGCAGTGCTGGCTGATATCGGAGTGTCAG CATTTTGGTCCTTCATGTGGTTTGTGGGATTCTGTTTCTTGGCCAACCAGTGGCAGGTGACCAAGCTTGAGGACAACCCGCTGAGGGAGGGAGCGGACGCTGCCCGGGCAGCCATcaccttctccttcttctccatCTTCACCTGG GCGAGCCAGTCCTTCCTGGCGTTCCAAAGGTACAAGCTGGGGGCCGACTCAGCCCTTTTCTCCCAGGAATACACGGACCCCAGCCAGGATGCAGCCGGGGCTCCTTACGCCTCCTTCGGTGGGGACGACCTGGAGAGCCCAGGACCTGGAGGGATGCAGGCCAACAGCGATGGGACCTTTGACGGCACAGGAGGCTACCAGCGTCAGGACTACTGA
- the ift27 gene encoding intraflagellar transport protein 27 homolog yields the protein MVKLRARCLLVGDAAVGKSALCHIFHSDGTLFQKNYSMTTGVELLMKCVPIPDTNDSVELYIIDSAGKQTLVDACEKLWGQPSLLCLVFDLTSEQSFANCSYWMEKVRAHCQGLHVPGVLVGNKSDLSSRREVQESEAQEWAQSQGLEYHETSAKEMENCDAPLLSLARAFHSVYQEQRETIQNLSPG from the exons ATGGTGAAGTTGAGGGCAAGATGTCTGCTTGTTG GAGATGCTGCAGTGGGGAAGAGTGCCCTTTGTCATATATTCCATAGTGATGGGACTCTGTTCCAGAAAAACTACAGCATG ACTACCGGAGTCGAGCTGCTGATGAAATGTGTCCCCATCCCAGACACCAATGACAGTGTG GAGCTGTACATAATAGACTCTGCAGGGAAACAGACATTAGTGGATGCCTGCGAGAAACTG TGGGGTCAGCCTTCGCTGTTGTGTCTGGTTTTTGACCTGACGAGCGAGCAGTCATTTGCCAACTGCAGCTACTGGATGGAGAAAGTCCGTGCCCACTGCCAGGGTCTCCACGTTCCAG GTGTCCTGGTGGGCAACAAGTCAGACCTGTCTTCTAGAAGGGAGGTACAAGAATCTGAGGCCCAGGAATGGGCCCAAAGCCAGGGGTTGGAGTACCATGAGACATCTGCT aaagagatggagaacTGTGATGCGCCGCTCCTCAGTTTAGCCCGGGCCTTCCATTCTGTCTACCAAGAACAAAGGGAGACCATTCAGAACCTGAGTCCAGGCTAG